One window of the Carassius auratus strain Wakin chromosome 20, ASM336829v1, whole genome shotgun sequence genome contains the following:
- the LOC113120687 gene encoding uncharacterized protein LOC113120687: protein MLHSKFLLFSIQKPTTNRKLKLIKWLQSKKLLARRVKCSRCGHNMRMKRATSRNLDGFHWMCRHKSHRGKKTSRSVRVGSLFERSKLSLSSWLIFIYRFAQGLRIRQIDMMQDGIAKSSRTLSKMARIMRKVCHCAIKRYRRRHGQMIGSAREFAVLDESNFRHKRKYGRGRASTTWRRKKWVFGMLGVRDKCRHPILRLVKRRSRPHLIPIVVKHVRPGTTIISDEWRAYRGALANMGYKHFTVNHSQWFVDPHTGAHSQHLERAWLTYKTSVWRLRGNRTEKMLKEHLSLIEWTHWLGEKNKRGPLGRLIKDIHHQFPV, encoded by the exons ATGTTGCattcaaaatttttacttttttcgaTTCAGAAGCCCACAACTAACAGGAAACTCAAACTCATTAAATGGCTACAAAGCAAAAAGTTACTAGCAAGGAGAGTAAAGTGCTCAAGATGTGGCCATAATATGAGAATGAAGAGAGCTACATCTCGAAATCTCGACGGTTTTCATTG GATGTGCAGACATAAAAGTCATCGAGGCAAGAAAACCAGCCGATCAGTGCGAGTCGGGTCTCTCTTCGAGAGATCAAAACTCAGCTTGTCATCTTGGCTAATATTCATTTACAG GTTTGCTCAGGGATTGCGGATTAGACAAATTGATATGATGCAAGATGGCATTGCAAAAAGTTCCAGAACCCTCTCTAAGATGGCTCGTATCATGAGGAAAGTTTGCCACTGTGCTATAAAACGATACAGACGAAGACATGGACAAATGATTGGAAGTGCTCGAGAATTTGCTGTTCTTGATGAAAGTAACTTCCGTCATAAACGAAAG TATGGACGAGGGAGAGCATCAACAACATGGAGGCGAAAAAAATGGGTCTTTGGCATGCTAGGTGTGAGGGATAAATGCAGACACCCAATCTTGCGGCTTGTGAAAAGAAGATCAAGACCTCACCTAATCCCCATAGTTGTAAAACATGTGCGTCCAGGCACTACCATTATTTCAGATGAGTGGAGAGCCTACCGGGGGGCTTTGGCCAATATGGGCTACAAACATTTTACAGTGAACCATTCCCAGTGGTTTGTAGACCCACACACTGGAGCTCATTCACAACACCTTGAAAGAGCTTGGTTGACATACAAAACAAGTGTATGGAGACTAAGGGGGAACAGGACAGAGAAAATGCTAAAAGAGCACCTCTCTCTCATAGAGTGGACTCATTGgcttggtgaaaaaaataaacgGGGGCCACTTGGGCGCCTAATAAAAGATATTCACCATCAATTTCCTGTTTAG
- the LOC113120684 gene encoding protein unc-93 homolog A: protein MKKIMSRTSKNVLVVSFGFLLLFTAYGGLQSLQSSLNAENGMGVISLSVIYGAIILSSMFLPPIMIKNLGCKWTIVLSMGCYVAYSFGNLAPGWPSLMTTSAILGMGGSPLWSAKCTYLTISGNRRGQKINKKGQDLINQYFGIFFFIFQSSAVWGNLMSSLIFGQDTSIEVPEENLQYCGATSCVENFTVANSTLPARYLVNTLLGCYIGVGVLAIIFVAVFLDNIDRDLAREFRKNKGNESFCSTFLATFKLLRDPRLLLLIPLTMYSGFEQSFLSGEYTKNYVTCAIGIHYVGFVMICFGASNSLCSFAFGRLAQYTGRIALFCLAAVTNLGCFLGLLFWEPHPDQLGVFFVFPALWGMADAVWQTQTNALYGILFAEHKEAAFANYRMWESLGFVIAFAYSTFICLSTKIYVALAVLALTMVTYLYVEYNEYKHPTPQVAPEDFHKPEMADIKEITAKDEKDIIAQTQL, encoded by the exons ATGAAGAAAATTATGAGCCGGACCAGCAAAAATGTCCTTGTGGTTTCATTTGGATTTCTGCTCTTATTCACAGCATATGGTGGACTGCAGAGTTTACAG AGCAGCCTCAATGCTGAGAATGGAATGGGCGTTATTTCACTCAGTGTCATCTATGGAGCCATCATTTTGTCCTCAATGTTTCTGCCtccaataatgataaaaaatctgGGCTGCAAATGGACCATCGTCCTTTCAATGGGCTGTTATGTGGCATATTCCTTTGGAAACCTTGCGCCGGGCTG GCCAAGTCTGATGACCACCTCTGCAATTCTGGGTATGGGAGGTTCACCGCTGTGGTCTGCAAAATGCACCTATCTCACAATAAGTGGAAACAGACGAGGCCAGAAAATCAACAAGAAAGGCCAGGATCTCATCAACCAATATTTTGGcatctttttcttcatttttcagtCGTCAGCAGTATGGGGAAACCTCATGTCATCTCTGATATTCGGCCAGGATACTAGCATAG AAGTCCCTGAGGAGAACCTGCAGTATTGTGGTGCGACATCATGCGTGGAAAATTTCACAGTCGCAAACTCAACCCTTCCAGCAAGATATTTAGTGAACACACTACTAGGCTGTTACATTG GTGTGGGAGTTCTGGCCATAATTTTTGTGGCGGTGTTCCTGGACAACATCGACCGAGATCTGGCCAGAGAATTTCGTAAAAACAAGGGCAATGAATCATTTTGCAGCACGTTCCTGGCTACCTTCAAGCTCTTGAGAGATCCTAGATTGTTGCTTCTCATCCCACTGACCATGTACAGTGGGTTTGAGCAAAGTTTCCTTTCTGGTGAATACACAAAG AACTATGTGACTTGTGCGATAGGAATACACTACGTTGGCTTTGTGATGATCTGCTTTGGTGCTTCTAACTCCCTGTGCTCATTCGCATTTGGTAGACTGGCTCAGTACACTGGAAGAATCGCCCTGTTTTGCTTGG ctGCAGTGACAAACCTGGGCTGTTTTCTGGGTCTTTTGTTCTGGGAGCCTCATCCAGACCAGCTGGGAGTGTTCTTCGTGTTTCCGGCCCTCTGGGGGATGGCAGACGCTGTGTGGCAAACACAAACCAATG CACTTTATGGCATTCTCTTTGCCGAGCACAAAGAAGCAGCATTTGCTAACTACCGCATGTGGGAGTCACTCGGGTTTGTTATAGCTTTTGCTTACAGCACATTCATCTGCCTGTCCACCAAAATCTACGTTGCTTTAGCAGTTCTTGCCCTTACCATGGTAACTTACCTTTACGTTGAGTACAATGAGTACAAGCATCCAACTCCACAAGTGGCTCCTGAAGACTTCCATAAACCAGAAATGGCTGACATCAAAGAAATTACTGCCAAAGATGAAAAAGATATCATCGCTCAGACACAATTGTAA
- the LOC113120686 gene encoding hydroxycarboxylic acid receptor 2, whose amino-acid sequence MENMNSTLVPTPDTIDKDCQENVDQNRVLYIFYSSVVVVQFILGFLLNITVIHLFIFKLKFWKSKTIDIFLFNLVLADILLLIGLPVKAYNFQQCSEQKVVCKVQLFLQFINRGASIAFLTIISIYRYYSVVHPGRRKVRSILKRSPQISVFIWVLLGILTIPAMYQSFIRCNSSEKDKKLTAIVILREIVFFTQIFIPFFVLVYCSIRIIKRLQQKSVGDKTKLWRAMFLVTSVVFVFAFCFLPYAFTRAVQLKISGLVMKEEKVTVVKLFDGLLCLSYLNCLLDPILYCLSSSKFKKLYISMYLPFLLEKEKPESSEDTADD is encoded by the coding sequence ATGGAGAATATGAACTCCACCTTGGTGCCAACACCAGACACCATCGACAAAGACTGTCAGGAGAACGTTGACCAAAATCGAGTGCTGTACATTTTCTACTCTTCTGTGGTAGTGGTGCAGTTTATCTTGGGTTTCCTGCTGAACATTACAGTTATCCATCTCTTCATCTTCAAGCTCAAGTTCTGGAAATCTAAGACCATTGACATTTTCCTGTTCAATCTGGTCCTGGCTGACATTTTGTTGCTGATTGGATTGCCCGTAAAGGCATACAACTTTCAGCAATGCAGTGAACAGAAAGTAGTGTGCAAAGTACAGCTCTTTCTGCAGTTTATCAACCGAGGAGCCAGCATTGCCTTCCTGACGATCATCTCCATTTATCGATATTATAGCGTGGTCCATCCTGGGAGGAGGAAAGTTCGGAGTATTTTGAAACGATCGCCTCAGATTTCTGTATTCATCTGGGTGCTGCTGGGAATTTTGACCATTCCGGCCATGTATCAAAGTTTTATCAGATGCAACAGCAGTGAAAAAGATAAGAAACTGACCGCCATTGTTATATTGAGGGAAATTGTGTTTTTTACTCAGATTTTCATCCCCTTTTTTGTTCTTGTGTACTGCTCCATACGGATTATCAAAAGACTCCAACAGAAGTCAGTGGGCGACAAGACTAAACTCTGGAGAGCGATGTTCCTCGTCACTTCAGTGGTTTTCGTCTTTGCTTTCTGCTTCTTGCCATATGCCTTTACAAGAGCAGTGCAACTAAAGATCAGTGGACTTGTGATGAAAGAGGAAAAAGTTACTGTTGTTAAACTGTTTGACGGGCTTCTTTGTCTCTCTTATCTGAACTGTCTGCTGGATCCGATCCTGTACTGCCTCAGCAGCAGTAAATTTAAGAAGCTGTATATATCAATGTATCTTCCCTTCCTGCTGGAGAAGGAGAAACCAGAAAGTTCAGAAGATACTGCAGATGACTGA